The genomic region ACAGACTTATAAGAGCACAAAAATAGTAAATAGCTCAGCTATAGCAGCTTTTATATTTGGAATGATGGCTATTCTATTAGCACTTTTATCTCCTTTTCTTTTTTCATTACCTTTGACAGTGGAAATGGCTAAGAAAATTATAATTTATATAATCTTTTTGGGGATACTTCCAATGCTTATGATTATTTTCTTCATTTATTTAGTAAAAAAAGGAGAAAATTATGCTGGAGATTTGATTATCATGTTTTTTCTATCTTTCCTTTTGCTCTTTATTGCACCATTTTTGAAGTTAATAATCATCTCATTGATCTTGCTTAGTGTACCAATTTTTTCATCTTTTTATAGCATAAAAGGTTTTTTGAAGTCACGCCTAATAGGCGGAAAAGGTAAAGTTTTTTCAATGATAGGTTTTTTAGGAGGCGTAGTAGATACTCTTATATTTGTACTTCATTTTACCAACATTAAGTGGTGATGTGTGCATGTTATGCTATGAATTAAAAGCATTCAATCAAGTACAAATCTCTTTACAAAAAAGGAAATGGGGAGGATAAATTTAAATCACAAATCACCGTTACATATTCGCTTGAATATATTTCCGCATCGTCATTATAAAAAGGCAGTTAGGTTAAAAAGTTGTTGATTCATGATCTTGCGGTATTATCCAAATTATCAAAAATTAGTTGCCGCTTTTTGAACTTTGAATTTTCGAACATTCTCTTGAAAAAAAGATAAGAGCGTGGTAGAATAATTTTGGAAACAGGTACGAGAAGTTTAAAAGGGAAGACCGGTGAAAATCCGGCGCGGTCCCGCCACTGTAATCGGGGACGACATCTGCACGATGCCACTGGGAAAACCGGGAAGGCGTGGATGGAGGAAGAACCGAGAGCCAGGAGACCTGCCTGTTTCTAGATACCCTCCCACTCGGAGAAAGTGTGTGGTATGGTTAAAAAGGGAAACCAGCCGACTTCAAAGTCGGCTTTTATTTTTTTAAAAGGAGGTTTTTGCCGTGAAGAAATATCTATCATTTGTCTTGGTGCTTACTTTAACGTTCACATTGCTCTTTGCCGTGCAATACCCGCTAACATTGGTGGATGATGCTGGCCATGCTGTCACTTTTGAAAATGCGCCTCAACGTGTTATAAGTGCAGCACCTTCCATAACGGATTTTTTACTTGAGCTCGGTTATTCCAAGAACATCGTGGGAGTCACAAAATATGATTCTTACACAAAAGCCACGAATATTGGTCTTATGTACCCATTGAACATGGAGAAGATTCTTTACTTAAAGCCGGACGTGGTCTTCATGTTTGGTGGATTCCAACTTTCGCAGTACCAACGCCTTTCAAAAATAGGCGTGAAAGCATTCGTTTTAAATGCAAACAATCTCGATGGAGTGTACAGAGATTTGATGGATGTGGCAACCATCATGGGAGACCCCCAGAAAGGCCAAAAGCTTGTTTCTTCTTTGGAAGAAAAGGTCTTAAAGATCTCAAAAGCGGCTTACAACATTCCCATAGACAAAAGACCAAAAGTTTTTTACGGCACGCCAGGTAAACAGATATGGACTGCCGGAATGGGCTCTTTTTTAAACGAGGTCATATCATTGGCTGGAGGAGTTAACGTTACAGGTAATTACGCAGGCCCGAATGGATGGCTGCCCGTAAGTCCAGAGTTTGTTGTCGCTCAAAATCCAGATGTCATTTTGGTTCCTTACTTTGCT from Mesoaciditoga lauensis cd-1655R = DSM 25116 harbors:
- a CDS encoding ABC transporter substrate-binding protein; the protein is MKKYLSFVLVLTLTFTLLFAVQYPLTLVDDAGHAVTFENAPQRVISAAPSITDFLLELGYSKNIVGVTKYDSYTKATNIGLMYPLNMEKILYLKPDVVFMFGGFQLSQYQRLSKIGVKAFVLNANNLDGVYRDLMDVATIMGDPQKGQKLVSSLEEKVLKISKAAYNIPIDKRPKVFYGTPGKQIWTAGMGSFLNEVISLAGGVNVTGNYAGPNGWLPVSPEFVVAQNPDVILVPYFAPNGQKAAVKAFESYPAFKNLKAVKEGHVYAIDGNVASQPNTKLVGLLEELYNIFSKLW